In Primulina eburnea isolate SZY01 chromosome 3, ASM2296580v1, whole genome shotgun sequence, one DNA window encodes the following:
- the LOC140825231 gene encoding nuclear pore complex protein NUP98A-like isoform X5 codes for MFGSNPFGQSSSSPFGSQPAFGQTTNASNNPFAPKPFGSTSPFGSQTGGSIFGGMSTGVFGAQSSSPLGSASVFGASSSPAFGSSTPAFGVSSASAFGNSSSAFGGSGVFGQKPSFGGFGSNTTQTSPFGSSFQQTQPAFGNNLFGSSTPFGAPSQPAFGSTSSPAFGASSTPGFGATSSPAFGSTASPTFGSTSGGFGSSTSPFGSSTPAFGSITTPAFGATATPAFGATATPAFGATATPAFGPSTTSAFGASSSPFNFGSSPAFGQSAAVFGSTPFGTLSSSVQDASFAGAQTTASTFGGSGFGLSAFGGQRGGSRLAPYSSTPETDGATGTQPAGKIESISAMPVYKDKSHEELRWEDYQLGDKGGPAPAGQSTTALGFGTSSFGLASAPVFAQSSATPFSSAAASNPFAPKTTGVFGGSGFGSSPSSTFGSSPFATSNTSNPFGSTISATSSLFGSTAQTSGVGTSPSIFGNSSTSPFGSPSIFGPTSSQGTSSAFNTGLGFPNTQSSPLFQSNMSTLTPASSPFAQTSSAFGQTTPGFSQTNLFSTPSTGFGGNMFSSTPSLLSNTNPLGFGQTTPSLSSPFQLAQPPQSSGGFSFSNFGQSQAVGTSSFGGTPGIFSQSALGQLSAPQSAVGAQSSPIVNPFGTLPALPQISIGRTGTSPSIQYGISSLPQIVEKPVPVRMSLLLTPRHLSQRRVRLPVRKYDPKIDGPKVPFFHDGDETPSTPKADALFIPRENPRALVIRPLDQWPSRASAEKTTQSKASGAHAYENGKLQNDVSALINGHKVRDKDASPAEHSVENGVANEQVTPVKRNPKSNVVLDGRCTDKGDSYITLGSHRAGEAAIVFEHGADIEALMPKLRHSDYYTEPRMQELAAKERAEPGFCRNVKDFIVGRHGYGSIKFFGETDVRKLDLESLVQFNNREVIVYMDESKKPPIGQGLNKPAEVTLLNIKCFDKKTGQQYTEGPRIERYKEMLKRKAEDQGAEFVSYNPMKGEWKFRVNHFSMYKLGNDEDENDDNLLNTMR; via the exons ATGTTTGGAAGCAACC CTTTTGGGCAGTCATCCAGTAGTCCATTTGGGTCACAACCGGCTTTTGGGCAGACTACCAATGCAAGTAACAATCCTTTTG CTCCCAAGCCCTTTGGAAGCACGAGCCCTTTTGGTTCACAGACCGGAGGTTCAATTTTTGGGGGAATGTCTACTGGTGTttttggtgctcaatcttctTCTCCTTTAGGCTCGGCTTCTGTGTTTGGCGCTTCTTCTTCGCCTGCGTTTGGAAGTTCAACCCCTGCATTCGGCGTTTCCTCAGCCTCGGCTTTTGGAAACTCATCTTCTGCATTTGGTG GTTCTGGGGTATTTGGGCAGAAGCCGAGTTTTGGTGGTTTTGGATCTAATACAACTCAAACAAGTCCGTTTGGAAGCTCATTTCAGCAAACACAACCAGCTTTTGGCAACAATCTGTTTGGTTCCTCGACACCATTTGGTGCTCCTAGTCAGCCTGCATTTGGTTCGACAAGTAGTCCTGCATTTGGTGCTTCAAGTACACCTGGCTTTGGTGCTACCAGCTCTCCGGCCTTTGGTTCTACTGCCAGCCCTACATTTGGTAGCACTAGTGGTGGGTTTGGTTCGTCGACCTCTCCTTTCGGATCAAGCACTCCAGCATTTGGTTCCATAACCACTCCCGCTTTCGGTGCGACAGCAACTCCTGCTTTTGGTGCGACAGCAACTCCTGCTTTCGGTGCGACAGCAACTCCTGCCTTCGGTCCCTCAACAACTTCTGCTTTCGGTGCTTCAAGTAGTCCTTTTAACTTTGGATCCAGTCCGGCATTTGGTCAATCAGCTGCTGTATTTGGAAGTACCCCATTTGGAACATTATCCTCGAGCGTTCAAGATGCTTCTTTCG CAGGAGCACAAACTACAGCCTCCACTTTTGGTGGCTCTGGTTTTGGCCTATCTGCTTTTGGAGGGCAACGAGGGGGAAGTAGATTAGCTCCCTACTCATCAACTCCTGAGACAGATGGAGCCACTGGTACACAACCCGCTGGAAAAATAGAATCTATTTCAGCCATGCCAGTCTACAAGGATAAAAGCCATGAAGAACTTAGATGGGAGGACTACCAGTTAGGAGATAAAG GAGGGCCAGCTCCTGCTGGACAGTCTACTACTGCGCTTGGATTTGGTACCTCAAGTTTTGGCTTGGCATCTGCTCCTGTATTTGCTCAATCCTCTGCTACTCCTTTTTCATCTGCAGCAGCTTCCAATCCATTTGCTCCAAAAACCACTGGAGTTTTTGGCGGCTCAGGGTTTGGATCTTCGCCCTCCTCAACATTTGGTTCTTCCCCTTTTGCAACGTCAAATACATCTAATCCTTTTGGTTCGACAATATCAGCAACATCCTCTTTATTTGGATCTACTGCTCAAACATCTGGAGTTGGTACCTCCCCTTCTATTTTTGGCAATTCCAGTACATCACCTTTTGGATCACCATCTATCTTTGGCCCAACATCATCACAGGGAACCTCGTCTGCATTTAATACCGGCTTGGGTTTTCCCAATACTCAGTCCTCCCCATTATTCCAGTCAAATATGTCTACTCTAACACCAGCAAGTTCTCCATTTGCACAGACCTCTTCCGCTTTTGGCCAAACTACCCCTGGGTTTAGTCAAACAAATTTGTTTAGTACACCCTCAACTGGTTTTGGTGGCAACATGTTCTCAAGCACTCCATCACTTCTAAGTAACACCAACCCTCTGGGATTTGGCCAAACAACT CCATCTCTTTCTAGTCCATTTCAATTGGCACAACCACCTCAGAGTTCTGGTGGTTTTAGTTTTAGCAACTTTGGACAGTCGCAAGCAG TTGGAACAAGTAGCTTTGGAGGCACCCCTGGTATTTTTAGCCAGAGTGCACTTGGACAACT GTCAGCTCCTCAGAGTGCGGTGGGTGCCCAATCATCGCCCATTGTAAATCCTTTTGGAACGCTGCCAGCATTGCCACAGATATCAATTGGACGCACAGGCACTTCTCCTTCTATTCAGTATGGAATTTCTAGCTTGCCA CAGATTGTTGAGAAACCAGTTCCTGTGAGAATGTCGTTGCTATTGACGCCTCGACACCTTTCTCAAAGGCGTGTAAGGCTACCTGTAAGGAAATATGACCCTAAAATCGATGGCCCAAAG GTGCCATTTTTCCATGATGGTGATGAAACACCCAGCACGCCAAAAGCAGATGCTCTTTTCATTCCAAGGGAGAATCCCAGAGCTCTTGTAATTCGTCCGCTGGATCAGTGGCCTTCTAGAGCAAGTGCGGAGAAAACCACACAGTCGAAGGCCTCCGGCGCTCATGCCTATGAAAATG GTAAACTGCAGAATGATGTCTCCGCGCTAATAAACGGGCACAAGGTCCGGGATAAAGATG CTTCCCCAGCTGAGCACTCTGTGGAAAATGGCGTGGCTAATGAGCAAGTTACTCCTGTCAAACGGAACCCAAAATCCAATGTGGTCCTTGATGGTCGTTGTACAGATAAAGGGGACTCTTATATCACTCTCGGAAGCCATAGAGCTGGTGAAGCTGCTATCGTGTTCGAGCATGGAGCAGACATTGAGGCACTGATGCCTAAGCTTCGTCACTCTGATTATTATACGGAGCCACGAATGCAGGAGCTAGCTGCAAAGGAAAGAGCTGAACCAGGTTTTTGCCGCAATGTAAAGGACTTCATTGTTGGAAGACATGGTTATGGTAGCATCAAGTTCTTTGGGGAAACTGATGTGAGAAAGCTTGATCTCGAGTCTCTTGTTCAATTCAATAATCGAGAGGTGATCGTATATATGGACGAGAGCAAAAAACCTCCAATTGGACAAGGCCTTAATAAACCTGCCGAGGTGACGCTTCTTAATATCAAATGTTTTGACAAGAAGACTGGCCAGCAGTATACGGAGGGACCAAGGATCGAGAGGTATAAAGAAATGCTTAAAAGAAAAGCGGAAGATCAAGGTGCTGAGTTTGTGAGCTATAATCCAATGAAAGGAGAATGGAAGTTCAGGGTCAACCATTTCAGCATGTATAAGCTTGGAAATGACGAAGACGAAAATGACGATAATCTGCTCAATACCATGAGATGA
- the LOC140825231 gene encoding nuclear pore complex protein NUP98A-like isoform X4, whose amino-acid sequence MFGSNPFGQSSSSPFGSQPAFGQTTNASNNPFGSSSSPFGSQPAFGQTTNASNNPFAPKPFGSTSPFGSQTGGSIFGGMSTGVFGAQSSSPLGSASVFGASSSPAFGSSTPAFGVSSASAFGNSSSAFGGSGVFGQKPSFGGFGSNTTQTSPFGSSFQQTQPAFGNNLFGSSTPFGAPSQPAFGSTSSPAFGASSTPGFGATSSPAFGSTASPTFGSTSGGFGSSTSPFGSSTPAFGSITTPAFGATATPAFGATATPAFGATATPAFGPSTTSAFGASSSPFNFGSSPAFGQSAAVFGSTPFGTLSSSVQDASFGAQTTASTFGGSGFGLSAFGGQRGGSRLAPYSSTPETDGATGTQPAGKIESISAMPVYKDKSHEELRWEDYQLGDKGGPAPAGQSTTALGFGTSSFGLASAPVFAQSSATPFSSAAASNPFAPKTTGVFGGSGFGSSPSSTFGSSPFATSNTSNPFGSTISATSSLFGSTAQTSGVGTSPSIFGNSSTSPFGSPSIFGPTSSQGTSSAFNTGLGFPNTQSSPLFQSNMSTLTPASSPFAQTSSAFGQTTPGFSQTNLFSTPSTGFGGNMFSSTPSLLSNTNPLGFGQTTPSLSSPFQLAQPPQSSGGFSFSNFGQSQAVGTSSFGGTPGIFSQSALGQLSAPQSAVGAQSSPIVNPFGTLPALPQISIGRTGTSPSIQYGISSLPIVEKPVPVRMSLLLTPRHLSQRRVRLPVRKYDPKIDGPKVPFFHDGDETPSTPKADALFIPRENPRALVIRPLDQWPSRASAEKTTQSKASGAHAYENGKLQNDVSALINGHKVRDKDASPAEHSVENGVANEQVTPVKRNPKSNVVLDGRCTDKGDSYITLGSHRAGEAAIVFEHGADIEALMPKLRHSDYYTEPRMQELAAKERAEPGFCRNVKDFIVGRHGYGSIKFFGETDVRKLDLESLVQFNNREVIVYMDESKKPPIGQGLNKPAEVTLLNIKCFDKKTGQQYTEGPRIERYKEMLKRKAEDQGAEFVSYNPMKGEWKFRVNHFSMYKLGNDEDENDDNLLNTMR is encoded by the exons ATGTTTGGAAGCAACC CTTTTGGGCAGTCATCCAGTAGTCCATTTGGGTCACAACCGGCTTTTGGGCAGACTACCAATGCAAGTAACAATCCTTTTGGGTCATCCAGTAGTCCATTTGGGTCACAACCGGCTTTTGGGCAGACTACCAATGCAAGTAACAATCCTTTTGCTCCCAAGCCCTTTGGAAGCACGAGCCCTTTTGGTTCACAGACCGGAGGTTCAATTTTTGGGGGAATGTCTACTGGTGTttttggtgctcaatcttctTCTCCTTTAGGCTCGGCTTCTGTGTTTGGCGCTTCTTCTTCGCCTGCGTTTGGAAGTTCAACCCCTGCATTCGGCGTTTCCTCAGCCTCGGCTTTTGGAAACTCATCTTCTGCATTTGGTG GTTCTGGGGTATTTGGGCAGAAGCCGAGTTTTGGTGGTTTTGGATCTAATACAACTCAAACAAGTCCGTTTGGAAGCTCATTTCAGCAAACACAACCAGCTTTTGGCAACAATCTGTTTGGTTCCTCGACACCATTTGGTGCTCCTAGTCAGCCTGCATTTGGTTCGACAAGTAGTCCTGCATTTGGTGCTTCAAGTACACCTGGCTTTGGTGCTACCAGCTCTCCGGCCTTTGGTTCTACTGCCAGCCCTACATTTGGTAGCACTAGTGGTGGGTTTGGTTCGTCGACCTCTCCTTTCGGATCAAGCACTCCAGCATTTGGTTCCATAACCACTCCCGCTTTCGGTGCGACAGCAACTCCTGCTTTTGGTGCGACAGCAACTCCTGCTTTCGGTGCGACAGCAACTCCTGCCTTCGGTCCCTCAACAACTTCTGCTTTCGGTGCTTCAAGTAGTCCTTTTAACTTTGGATCCAGTCCGGCATTTGGTCAATCAGCTGCTGTATTTGGAAGTACCCCATTTGGAACATTATCCTCGAGCGTTCAAGATGCTTCTTTCG GAGCACAAACTACAGCCTCCACTTTTGGTGGCTCTGGTTTTGGCCTATCTGCTTTTGGAGGGCAACGAGGGGGAAGTAGATTAGCTCCCTACTCATCAACTCCTGAGACAGATGGAGCCACTGGTACACAACCCGCTGGAAAAATAGAATCTATTTCAGCCATGCCAGTCTACAAGGATAAAAGCCATGAAGAACTTAGATGGGAGGACTACCAGTTAGGAGATAAAG GAGGGCCAGCTCCTGCTGGACAGTCTACTACTGCGCTTGGATTTGGTACCTCAAGTTTTGGCTTGGCATCTGCTCCTGTATTTGCTCAATCCTCTGCTACTCCTTTTTCATCTGCAGCAGCTTCCAATCCATTTGCTCCAAAAACCACTGGAGTTTTTGGCGGCTCAGGGTTTGGATCTTCGCCCTCCTCAACATTTGGTTCTTCCCCTTTTGCAACGTCAAATACATCTAATCCTTTTGGTTCGACAATATCAGCAACATCCTCTTTATTTGGATCTACTGCTCAAACATCTGGAGTTGGTACCTCCCCTTCTATTTTTGGCAATTCCAGTACATCACCTTTTGGATCACCATCTATCTTTGGCCCAACATCATCACAGGGAACCTCGTCTGCATTTAATACCGGCTTGGGTTTTCCCAATACTCAGTCCTCCCCATTATTCCAGTCAAATATGTCTACTCTAACACCAGCAAGTTCTCCATTTGCACAGACCTCTTCCGCTTTTGGCCAAACTACCCCTGGGTTTAGTCAAACAAATTTGTTTAGTACACCCTCAACTGGTTTTGGTGGCAACATGTTCTCAAGCACTCCATCACTTCTAAGTAACACCAACCCTCTGGGATTTGGCCAAACAACT CCATCTCTTTCTAGTCCATTTCAATTGGCACAACCACCTCAGAGTTCTGGTGGTTTTAGTTTTAGCAACTTTGGACAGTCGCAAGCAG TTGGAACAAGTAGCTTTGGAGGCACCCCTGGTATTTTTAGCCAGAGTGCACTTGGACAACT GTCAGCTCCTCAGAGTGCGGTGGGTGCCCAATCATCGCCCATTGTAAATCCTTTTGGAACGCTGCCAGCATTGCCACAGATATCAATTGGACGCACAGGCACTTCTCCTTCTATTCAGTATGGAATTTCTAGCTTGCCA ATTGTTGAGAAACCAGTTCCTGTGAGAATGTCGTTGCTATTGACGCCTCGACACCTTTCTCAAAGGCGTGTAAGGCTACCTGTAAGGAAATATGACCCTAAAATCGATGGCCCAAAG GTGCCATTTTTCCATGATGGTGATGAAACACCCAGCACGCCAAAAGCAGATGCTCTTTTCATTCCAAGGGAGAATCCCAGAGCTCTTGTAATTCGTCCGCTGGATCAGTGGCCTTCTAGAGCAAGTGCGGAGAAAACCACACAGTCGAAGGCCTCCGGCGCTCATGCCTATGAAAATG GTAAACTGCAGAATGATGTCTCCGCGCTAATAAACGGGCACAAGGTCCGGGATAAAGATG CTTCCCCAGCTGAGCACTCTGTGGAAAATGGCGTGGCTAATGAGCAAGTTACTCCTGTCAAACGGAACCCAAAATCCAATGTGGTCCTTGATGGTCGTTGTACAGATAAAGGGGACTCTTATATCACTCTCGGAAGCCATAGAGCTGGTGAAGCTGCTATCGTGTTCGAGCATGGAGCAGACATTGAGGCACTGATGCCTAAGCTTCGTCACTCTGATTATTATACGGAGCCACGAATGCAGGAGCTAGCTGCAAAGGAAAGAGCTGAACCAGGTTTTTGCCGCAATGTAAAGGACTTCATTGTTGGAAGACATGGTTATGGTAGCATCAAGTTCTTTGGGGAAACTGATGTGAGAAAGCTTGATCTCGAGTCTCTTGTTCAATTCAATAATCGAGAGGTGATCGTATATATGGACGAGAGCAAAAAACCTCCAATTGGACAAGGCCTTAATAAACCTGCCGAGGTGACGCTTCTTAATATCAAATGTTTTGACAAGAAGACTGGCCAGCAGTATACGGAGGGACCAAGGATCGAGAGGTATAAAGAAATGCTTAAAAGAAAAGCGGAAGATCAAGGTGCTGAGTTTGTGAGCTATAATCCAATGAAAGGAGAATGGAAGTTCAGGGTCAACCATTTCAGCATGTATAAGCTTGGAAATGACGAAGACGAAAATGACGATAATCTGCTCAATACCATGAGATGA
- the LOC140825231 gene encoding nuclear pore complex protein NUP98A-like isoform X3, whose product MFGSNPFGQSSSSPFGSQPAFGQTTNASNNPFGSSSSPFGSQPAFGQTTNASNNPFAPKPFGSTSPFGSQTGGSIFGGMSTGVFGAQSSSPLGSASVFGASSSPAFGSSTPAFGVSSASAFGNSSSAFGGSGVFGQKPSFGGFGSNTTQTSPFGSSFQQTQPAFGNNLFGSSTPFGAPSQPAFGSTSSPAFGASSTPGFGATSSPAFGSTASPTFGSTSGGFGSSTSPFGSSTPAFGSITTPAFGATATPAFGATATPAFGATATPAFGPSTTSAFGASSSPFNFGSSPAFGQSAAVFGSTPFGTLSSSVQDASFGAQTTASTFGGSGFGLSAFGGQRGGSRLAPYSSTPETDGATGTQPAGKIESISAMPVYKDKSHEELRWEDYQLGDKGGPAPAGQSTTALGFGTSSFGLASAPVFAQSSATPFSSAAASNPFAPKTTGVFGGSGFGSSPSSTFGSSPFATSNTSNPFGSTISATSSLFGSTAQTSGVGTSPSIFGNSSTSPFGSPSIFGPTSSQGTSSAFNTGLGFPNTQSSPLFQSNMSTLTPASSPFAQTSSAFGQTTPGFSQTNLFSTPSTGFGGNMFSSTPSLLSNTNPLGFGQTTPSLSSPFQLAQPPQSSGGFSFSNFGQSQAVGTSSFGGTPGIFSQSALGQLSAPQSAVGAQSSPIVNPFGTLPALPQISIGRTGTSPSIQYGISSLPQIVEKPVPVRMSLLLTPRHLSQRRVRLPVRKYDPKIDGPKVPFFHDGDETPSTPKADALFIPRENPRALVIRPLDQWPSRASAEKTTQSKASGAHAYENGKLQNDVSALINGHKVRDKDASPAEHSVENGVANEQVTPVKRNPKSNVVLDGRCTDKGDSYITLGSHRAGEAAIVFEHGADIEALMPKLRHSDYYTEPRMQELAAKERAEPGFCRNVKDFIVGRHGYGSIKFFGETDVRKLDLESLVQFNNREVIVYMDESKKPPIGQGLNKPAEVTLLNIKCFDKKTGQQYTEGPRIERYKEMLKRKAEDQGAEFVSYNPMKGEWKFRVNHFSMYKLGNDEDENDDNLLNTMR is encoded by the exons ATGTTTGGAAGCAACC CTTTTGGGCAGTCATCCAGTAGTCCATTTGGGTCACAACCGGCTTTTGGGCAGACTACCAATGCAAGTAACAATCCTTTTGGGTCATCCAGTAGTCCATTTGGGTCACAACCGGCTTTTGGGCAGACTACCAATGCAAGTAACAATCCTTTTGCTCCCAAGCCCTTTGGAAGCACGAGCCCTTTTGGTTCACAGACCGGAGGTTCAATTTTTGGGGGAATGTCTACTGGTGTttttggtgctcaatcttctTCTCCTTTAGGCTCGGCTTCTGTGTTTGGCGCTTCTTCTTCGCCTGCGTTTGGAAGTTCAACCCCTGCATTCGGCGTTTCCTCAGCCTCGGCTTTTGGAAACTCATCTTCTGCATTTGGTG GTTCTGGGGTATTTGGGCAGAAGCCGAGTTTTGGTGGTTTTGGATCTAATACAACTCAAACAAGTCCGTTTGGAAGCTCATTTCAGCAAACACAACCAGCTTTTGGCAACAATCTGTTTGGTTCCTCGACACCATTTGGTGCTCCTAGTCAGCCTGCATTTGGTTCGACAAGTAGTCCTGCATTTGGTGCTTCAAGTACACCTGGCTTTGGTGCTACCAGCTCTCCGGCCTTTGGTTCTACTGCCAGCCCTACATTTGGTAGCACTAGTGGTGGGTTTGGTTCGTCGACCTCTCCTTTCGGATCAAGCACTCCAGCATTTGGTTCCATAACCACTCCCGCTTTCGGTGCGACAGCAACTCCTGCTTTTGGTGCGACAGCAACTCCTGCTTTCGGTGCGACAGCAACTCCTGCCTTCGGTCCCTCAACAACTTCTGCTTTCGGTGCTTCAAGTAGTCCTTTTAACTTTGGATCCAGTCCGGCATTTGGTCAATCAGCTGCTGTATTTGGAAGTACCCCATTTGGAACATTATCCTCGAGCGTTCAAGATGCTTCTTTCG GAGCACAAACTACAGCCTCCACTTTTGGTGGCTCTGGTTTTGGCCTATCTGCTTTTGGAGGGCAACGAGGGGGAAGTAGATTAGCTCCCTACTCATCAACTCCTGAGACAGATGGAGCCACTGGTACACAACCCGCTGGAAAAATAGAATCTATTTCAGCCATGCCAGTCTACAAGGATAAAAGCCATGAAGAACTTAGATGGGAGGACTACCAGTTAGGAGATAAAG GAGGGCCAGCTCCTGCTGGACAGTCTACTACTGCGCTTGGATTTGGTACCTCAAGTTTTGGCTTGGCATCTGCTCCTGTATTTGCTCAATCCTCTGCTACTCCTTTTTCATCTGCAGCAGCTTCCAATCCATTTGCTCCAAAAACCACTGGAGTTTTTGGCGGCTCAGGGTTTGGATCTTCGCCCTCCTCAACATTTGGTTCTTCCCCTTTTGCAACGTCAAATACATCTAATCCTTTTGGTTCGACAATATCAGCAACATCCTCTTTATTTGGATCTACTGCTCAAACATCTGGAGTTGGTACCTCCCCTTCTATTTTTGGCAATTCCAGTACATCACCTTTTGGATCACCATCTATCTTTGGCCCAACATCATCACAGGGAACCTCGTCTGCATTTAATACCGGCTTGGGTTTTCCCAATACTCAGTCCTCCCCATTATTCCAGTCAAATATGTCTACTCTAACACCAGCAAGTTCTCCATTTGCACAGACCTCTTCCGCTTTTGGCCAAACTACCCCTGGGTTTAGTCAAACAAATTTGTTTAGTACACCCTCAACTGGTTTTGGTGGCAACATGTTCTCAAGCACTCCATCACTTCTAAGTAACACCAACCCTCTGGGATTTGGCCAAACAACT CCATCTCTTTCTAGTCCATTTCAATTGGCACAACCACCTCAGAGTTCTGGTGGTTTTAGTTTTAGCAACTTTGGACAGTCGCAAGCAG TTGGAACAAGTAGCTTTGGAGGCACCCCTGGTATTTTTAGCCAGAGTGCACTTGGACAACT GTCAGCTCCTCAGAGTGCGGTGGGTGCCCAATCATCGCCCATTGTAAATCCTTTTGGAACGCTGCCAGCATTGCCACAGATATCAATTGGACGCACAGGCACTTCTCCTTCTATTCAGTATGGAATTTCTAGCTTGCCA CAGATTGTTGAGAAACCAGTTCCTGTGAGAATGTCGTTGCTATTGACGCCTCGACACCTTTCTCAAAGGCGTGTAAGGCTACCTGTAAGGAAATATGACCCTAAAATCGATGGCCCAAAG GTGCCATTTTTCCATGATGGTGATGAAACACCCAGCACGCCAAAAGCAGATGCTCTTTTCATTCCAAGGGAGAATCCCAGAGCTCTTGTAATTCGTCCGCTGGATCAGTGGCCTTCTAGAGCAAGTGCGGAGAAAACCACACAGTCGAAGGCCTCCGGCGCTCATGCCTATGAAAATG GTAAACTGCAGAATGATGTCTCCGCGCTAATAAACGGGCACAAGGTCCGGGATAAAGATG CTTCCCCAGCTGAGCACTCTGTGGAAAATGGCGTGGCTAATGAGCAAGTTACTCCTGTCAAACGGAACCCAAAATCCAATGTGGTCCTTGATGGTCGTTGTACAGATAAAGGGGACTCTTATATCACTCTCGGAAGCCATAGAGCTGGTGAAGCTGCTATCGTGTTCGAGCATGGAGCAGACATTGAGGCACTGATGCCTAAGCTTCGTCACTCTGATTATTATACGGAGCCACGAATGCAGGAGCTAGCTGCAAAGGAAAGAGCTGAACCAGGTTTTTGCCGCAATGTAAAGGACTTCATTGTTGGAAGACATGGTTATGGTAGCATCAAGTTCTTTGGGGAAACTGATGTGAGAAAGCTTGATCTCGAGTCTCTTGTTCAATTCAATAATCGAGAGGTGATCGTATATATGGACGAGAGCAAAAAACCTCCAATTGGACAAGGCCTTAATAAACCTGCCGAGGTGACGCTTCTTAATATCAAATGTTTTGACAAGAAGACTGGCCAGCAGTATACGGAGGGACCAAGGATCGAGAGGTATAAAGAAATGCTTAAAAGAAAAGCGGAAGATCAAGGTGCTGAGTTTGTGAGCTATAATCCAATGAAAGGAGAATGGAAGTTCAGGGTCAACCATTTCAGCATGTATAAGCTTGGAAATGACGAAGACGAAAATGACGATAATCTGCTCAATACCATGAGATGA